A window from Branchiostoma lanceolatum isolate klBraLanc5 chromosome 9, klBraLanc5.hap2, whole genome shotgun sequence encodes these proteins:
- the LOC136442052 gene encoding uncharacterized protein, translating to MFGIKSAPHPPVWWYRYVDDTFTKLKKAYANDFTEHLNNLDPDIKFTFEKEENRSLAFLDTLTTVQEDGSLRVKIYRKPTHTDQYLNFQSNNPLDHKLGVVRTLFHRAETIITDPQDKEDEKLHITRALRKCGYPTWAIEKATAPKPQRLSNSNKTQNNKGTNRGFVTLPYMKGVSEGLRRIFTSHGIKKCSKCPSCAQRQNT from the coding sequence ATGTTTGGTATCAAatctgccccccacccccctgtgTGGTGGTACAGATATGTCGACGATACGTTTACAAAGCTAAAGAAGGCGTACGCCAATGACTTCACAGAACACCTCAACAACTTAGACCCGGACATTAAGTTTACATTTGAAAAGGAAGAGAACAGGTCCTTAGCCTTCCTAGACACTTTGACAACAGTACAAGAAGACGGGTCACTGCGAGTTAAGATTTACCGCAAACCCACTCACACGGACCAGTACTTAAACTTCCAGTCAAACAATCCCTTGGATCATAAACTCGGGGTTGTCCGTACCCTTTTCCACAGGGCGGAAACCATTATCACAGATCCACAGGACAAAGAAGACGAGAAACTTCACATCACAAGGGCCTTGAGAAAGTGTGGTTATCCCACATGGGCGATCGAGAAAGCCACTGCGCCCAAACCCCAACGGCTCAGTAATTCCAACAAGACCCAGAACAACAAGGGAACCAACAGGGGCTTCGTCACTTTGCCATACATGAAAGGGGTGTCTGAAGGTCTTAGACGCATCTTCACATCACATGGGATTAAGAAGTGTTCTAAGTGCCCTAGTTGCGCCCAAAGACAAAACACCTAG